The Xanthomonas sontii genome contains a region encoding:
- a CDS encoding endonuclease/exonuclease/phosphatase family protein, protein MTPRVFQWHRTGWLLLAVAALAQAHVAADAVPTASATADTALTVVTLTLAPDPRATQDGDDWIARRERIAVALQRLHPDAIALQEVLQTPEMPNQAQWLAARLGYHCHFISPDPPSRPQRRGNALLTRLPVLEEAETLLHPLEDYSVAGLVRVDLHGQPVNLYFTRLHATRDGGASRREQAEDLMAWIDATAEGVPSLLAGGFFAAARAPELAPLAVRFEDAGVRGESARNRIDVRAPGTAASADHVFFERGHFRPLHGARLLAPAPDLPVAGTRGLLMALQPLDPIPTSLQPAP, encoded by the coding sequence ATGACTCCCCGCGTCTTCCAATGGCATCGCACCGGCTGGCTGTTGCTGGCCGTGGCGGCATTGGCGCAGGCGCACGTGGCGGCGGACGCGGTGCCGACGGCCTCGGCCACGGCAGACACCGCCCTCACCGTGGTCACGCTCACGCTCGCCCCGGATCCGCGCGCCACGCAGGACGGCGACGACTGGATCGCGCGCCGCGAGCGCATTGCCGTGGCCCTGCAGCGCCTGCATCCCGACGCCATCGCCCTGCAGGAGGTGCTGCAGACGCCGGAAATGCCGAACCAGGCGCAATGGCTGGCCGCGCGCCTGGGCTACCACTGCCACTTCATCAGCCCCGATCCGCCCAGCCGGCCGCAACGCCGCGGCAATGCGCTGCTGACCCGCCTGCCGGTGCTGGAAGAGGCCGAGACCTTGCTGCATCCGCTGGAGGACTACAGCGTCGCCGGCCTGGTGCGGGTGGACCTGCACGGGCAGCCGGTGAACCTGTACTTCACCCGCCTGCACGCGACGCGCGACGGCGGCGCCAGCCGCCGCGAACAGGCCGAGGACCTGATGGCCTGGATCGATGCCACCGCCGAGGGCGTGCCCTCGCTGCTGGCCGGTGGCTTCTTTGCGGCGGCGCGCGCGCCCGAGCTGGCGCCGTTGGCGGTGCGCTTCGAGGACGCCGGCGTGCGCGGCGAATCGGCGCGCAACCGGATCGACGTGCGTGCGCCCGGCACGGCGGCGTCCGCCGACCACGTGTTCTTCGAACGCGGCCACTTCCGCCCGCTGCACGGCGCACGCCTGCTCGCGCCGGCGCCCGACCTGCCCGTGGCCGGCACGCGCGGCCTGCTGATGGCACTTCAGCCGCTGGACCCGATACCGACATCGCTGCAACCGGCGCCATAG
- a CDS encoding beta-glucosidase has translation MKTFTGSLCLTLALASPAVAAPPAAAAGTASTPNAAAAQRPWNDRNLSPDRRAALLVQAMTPDEKFQMLHSYFGLGKDGGPKPAGALGSAGYVPAIERLGIPSQQLADAGLGVTNPGNIRPGDHATALPSGPATAATWNRALAFAGGATMGREAWQQGFNVLLAGSVNLQRDPRNGRNFEYAGEDPLLAGTMVGESIRGVQSQHVVSTMKHFAMNDLETGRNTHSADIGEQAMHESDLLAFELALKIGQPGSVMCSYNRINGVYGCENDYLLNQVLKQEWKFPGYVMSDWGGVHSGSKAALAGLDQQSAGEVFDKAVYFDQPLRMAVAAGTVPQARLDDMVKRILRAFIATGSFDNPPQHQPIDDAAGGLAVQRVVEEGTVLLRNEGKLLPLSRNVRRIAVIGGHADKGVIGGGGSSMVGITVNGGNAVPGIAPTTWPGPVMFHPSSPLQALRKALPDAQIDYASGDDPAAAAKLAREADVAIVFATQWSAESVDLPDIALPDKQDALIAGVAKANPKTVVVLETNGPVAMPWLQQVPAVLEAWYPGIRGGEGLARLLLGEVNPSGRLPVTWLRDVSQLPRPSIPGLGFKPAQPAGSNVDYSIEGANVGYRWFAARGLEPVYPFGYGLSYTTFAYSNFKVQADGHRVVASFDVRNTGDREGADVPQLYLRLPQGHHTPIRLVGWDKVLLKPGESRHVSIVAEPKTLADYDPKQRHWHIVAGDYELLLGRSATQVEARAPLHLKDGVLQH, from the coding sequence ATGAAAACGTTTACAGGATCCCTTTGCCTGACCCTCGCGCTGGCCTCGCCTGCCGTCGCCGCGCCGCCGGCGGCGGCCGCGGGCACGGCGTCCACGCCGAACGCCGCCGCTGCGCAGCGCCCGTGGAACGATCGCAACCTGTCGCCGGACCGGCGCGCCGCGCTGCTGGTGCAGGCGATGACCCCGGACGAGAAGTTCCAGATGCTGCACAGCTACTTCGGCCTGGGCAAGGACGGCGGCCCGAAGCCGGCCGGTGCGCTCGGCTCGGCCGGCTACGTGCCGGCGATCGAACGCCTGGGCATCCCGTCGCAGCAACTGGCCGATGCCGGCCTCGGCGTGACCAACCCCGGCAACATCCGCCCCGGCGACCACGCCACTGCGCTGCCCTCCGGCCCGGCCACCGCCGCCACCTGGAACCGCGCACTGGCCTTCGCCGGCGGCGCCACCATGGGCCGCGAGGCCTGGCAGCAGGGTTTCAACGTGCTGCTGGCCGGCAGCGTCAACCTGCAGCGCGACCCGCGCAACGGCCGCAACTTCGAGTACGCCGGCGAAGATCCGCTGCTGGCCGGCACGATGGTCGGCGAATCGATCCGCGGCGTGCAGAGCCAGCACGTGGTCTCGACCATGAAGCACTTCGCGATGAACGACCTGGAGACCGGGCGCAACACCCACAGCGCCGACATCGGCGAGCAGGCCATGCACGAGTCGGACCTGCTGGCCTTCGAGCTGGCGCTGAAGATCGGCCAGCCCGGCTCGGTGATGTGCTCCTACAACCGCATCAACGGCGTGTACGGCTGCGAGAACGACTACCTGCTCAACCAGGTGCTGAAGCAGGAATGGAAGTTCCCCGGCTACGTGATGTCCGACTGGGGCGGCGTGCACAGCGGCTCCAAGGCGGCGCTGGCCGGCCTGGACCAGCAGTCGGCCGGCGAAGTGTTCGACAAGGCGGTGTACTTCGACCAGCCGCTGCGCATGGCGGTGGCCGCCGGCACCGTGCCGCAGGCGCGCCTGGACGACATGGTCAAGCGCATCCTGCGCGCCTTCATCGCCACCGGCAGCTTCGACAACCCGCCGCAGCACCAGCCGATCGACGACGCCGCCGGCGGCCTGGCCGTGCAGCGCGTGGTCGAGGAAGGCACGGTGCTGTTGCGCAACGAGGGCAAGCTGCTGCCGCTGTCGCGCAACGTGCGCCGCATCGCGGTGATCGGCGGCCATGCCGACAAGGGCGTGATCGGCGGCGGTGGTTCCTCGATGGTCGGCATCACCGTCAACGGCGGCAACGCGGTGCCGGGGATCGCCCCGACCACCTGGCCGGGCCCGGTGATGTTCCATCCGTCCTCGCCGCTGCAGGCGCTGCGCAAGGCCCTGCCCGACGCGCAGATCGACTACGCCAGCGGCGACGACCCGGCGGCGGCGGCCAAGCTCGCGCGCGAGGCCGACGTGGCCATCGTGTTCGCCACGCAATGGTCGGCCGAGTCGGTGGACCTGCCGGACATCGCCCTGCCCGACAAGCAGGACGCGCTGATCGCCGGCGTGGCCAAGGCCAACCCGAAGACCGTGGTGGTACTGGAGACCAACGGCCCGGTCGCCATGCCGTGGCTGCAGCAGGTGCCGGCGGTGCTGGAAGCCTGGTATCCGGGCATCCGCGGTGGCGAAGGCCTGGCGCGGCTGCTGCTGGGCGAGGTGAACCCGTCCGGCCGCCTGCCGGTGACCTGGCTGCGCGACGTGTCGCAACTGCCGCGGCCGTCGATTCCCGGCCTGGGCTTCAAGCCGGCGCAACCGGCCGGCAGCAACGTCGACTACAGCATCGAAGGCGCCAATGTCGGCTATCGCTGGTTCGCCGCACGCGGTCTGGAGCCGGTGTATCCGTTCGGCTACGGCCTGTCCTACACCACGTTCGCCTACAGCAACTTCAAGGTGCAGGCGGACGGTCACCGTGTCGTCGCCAGCTTCGACGTGCGCAACACCGGCGATCGTGAAGGGGCCGACGTGCCGCAGCTGTACCTGCGCCTGCCGCAGGGCCATCACACCCCGATCCGCCTGGTCGGCTGGGACAAGGTGCTGCTCAAGCCGGGCGAGAGCCGCCACGTCAGCATCGTCGCCGAGCCCAAGACCCTGGCCGACTATGACCCGAAGCAGCGCCACTGGCACATCGTCGCCGGCGACTACGAACTGCTGCTGGGCCGTTCGGCGACGCAGGTGGAGGCGCGCGCGCCGCTGCACCTGAAGGACGGCGTGCTGCAGCATTGA